One region of Populus trichocarpa isolate Nisqually-1 chromosome 4, P.trichocarpa_v4.1, whole genome shotgun sequence genomic DNA includes:
- the LOC18098315 gene encoding uncharacterized protein LOC18098315 isoform X5 has translation MQTSLSLILGLGLSDCDQDYFAVVDTPMDFGTICKNLQNGVKYLNGEDVYKDVQYIWENCLKYNKKGDYIVYLMKRVKKKFMKYWTAAGLKSEILTKTSGHSHFVLSNDHAIRLSQCDAMSVVNHVVCDLKQMQQNDFGIIHTQSQVPLPSYSQPYQSHQPQSQVPLSGYSLPCQLHQPQYQVPLPCYSQHYQSHQPQSQVPLPGYSQPYQLHQPPGNPHLLPSNDHSKRHSKGDTISMVSHAVSSQTRPDSFGTVQALSQVPQYHQPCQPHQPQLSNTQPQLFQSQAVAESNCAGNHIVGNHMQQDNFGTSQSRSQMPLPGFRQPCPSHQPQPSTDLPPQLSHSQAGADSNNSGHSKLAALMGRSTRQKKYATRHSMVSMMSGPTHSKQQQPQPSSCHLWQSQQSTSQEHVGVDIDGAGHPPLPTVDCPMEQNGYVPVCLVDPVDCAMEHNGDVPGCPVGPVVVNQSELHAQQPPLSCNQPNVPHQPESSIGQPQPSQPLTSLDISSPGLANTSGRGRRNTQRSSEDPCTRTPLVSGCHSPQQPSGSHSHPDSPEQPTQKTKKRTRVRGPTLCRDMWDMCDGEQIAVPINTLGQPVGPEASKLSTFLGTVARNGEMAPLTFVDWFAMPDEKKENMWQFVQTKFDIEPVCKTWVLRSLASKWRNWKAKLKSEHYYPHKTDEERLNDRDRRVLPEQWAILISYWNSEEAQLRSAKNKANRSNQKSTHTAGSKSFARIREEERTKKSGGKEPTRAELYIKTRTRKDGQPMNNVAAEIISKLREQETQKQQTSNDSNDWDDAFFQVMGEEKNGHVRTYGLGPNPSDLWGQKLGHIELIRMASEAKKSANEEVSKMLGKMEAMEKKYASMETQIARMASSMQNFFEKMGAGEPSKGLGSKQAQEHSSSSSHEVPSNEIDRGEM, from the exons ATGCAgacttctctctctctaatattGGGGTTGGGGTTGTCTGATTGTGATCAGGATTACTTTGCTGTCGTAGATACACCAATGGATTTTGGAACCATATGTAAGAATCTTCAAAATGGTGTCAAGTACCTAAATGGTGAGGATGTATACAAGGATGTACAATATATCTGGGAGAATTGTCTCAAGTATAACAAGAAGGGTGACTATATCGTGTACCTTATGAAAAGAGTGAAGAAGAAGTTTATGAAATACTGGACGGCAGCTGGCTTGAAAAGTGAAATACTGACCAAAACTAGTG GACATTCTCACTTTGTGCTTTCAAATGACCATGCTATAAGGCTTAGCCAATGCGATGCTATGTCTGTGGTCAACCATGTGGTATGCGATCTCAAGCAGATGCAACAGAATGATTTTGGTATCATTCACACTCAGTCTCAGGTGCCCCTGCCAAGCTATAGCCAGCCTTATCAGTCACATCAGCCTCAATCTCAGGTGCCCTTATCAGGCTACAGCCTGCCTTGTCAGTTACATCAGCCTCAATATCAGGTGCCCTTACCATGCTATAGCCAGCATTATCAGTCACATCAACCTCAATCTCAGGTGCCCCTACCAGGCTATAGCCAGCCTTATCAGTTGCATCAGCCTCCAG GAAATCCTCACCTTTTGCCTTCTAATGATCATTCTAAGAGGCATAGCAAGGGTGACACTATTTCTATGGTGAGCCACGCAGTCAGCAGCCAGACAAGACCAGATAGTTTTGGCACCGTCCAAGCACTTTCTCAGGTGCCCCAATATCACCAGCCTTGTCAGCCACATCAGCCTCAGCTGAGCAATACCCAGCCACAGCTTTTCCAGTCACAAGCAGTTGCAGAAAGTAATTGTGCAG GGAACCATATTGTTGGCAATCATATGCAGCAGGATAATTTTGGCACCAGCCAGTCCCGATCTCAGATGCCCCTCCCAGGCTTTAGGCAGCCTTGTCCATCGCATCAGCCTCAGCCAAGCACCGACTTACCACCGCAACTTTCCCATTCACAGGCTGGTGCAGACAGTAATAATTCAG GACATTCAAAATTAGCTGCTCTAATGGGTCGCTCCACGAGGCAGAAAAAATATGCAACCAGGCATTCGATGGTCTCCATGATGAGTGGCCCTACCCATTCCAAGCAGCAACAACCCCAACCAAGTTCATGTCATTTATGGCAATCCCAGCAAAGCACCTCCCAGGAACATGTTGGTGTAGATATTGATGGTGCAG GACATCCGCCACTGCCTACAGTGGATTGTCCCATGGAGCAAAATGGATATGTGCCTGTGTGTCTAGTGGATCCTGTGGATTGTGCAATGGAGCACAATGGAGATGTGCCTGGGTGTCCAGTGGGCCCTGTGGTTGTCAATCAAAGTGAATTGCATGCCCAACAGCCCCCATTAAGCTGTAACCAACCAAATGTACCACATCAGCCTGAGTCAAGCATTGGGCAGCCCCAGCCATCTCAGCCGCTGACTAGTTTAGATATTTCTAGTCCTG GACTAGCAAACACTAGCGGGAGGGGGAGGAGAAATACACAGAGGAGCTCTGAGGACCCGTGCACCAGAACACCATTGGTTTCAGGCTGTCACTCGCCTCAGCAGCCCTCAGGGAGTCACAGCCATCCAGACAGCCCAGAGCAGCCAACACAAAAGACAAAGAAGAGGACTCGAGTTAGAGGCCCTACTCTGTGCCGTGACATGTGGGACATGTGTGATGGTGAACAGATAGCTGTTCCCATCAACACATTGGGGCAGCCTGTTGGTCCTGAAGCATCTAAGCTAAGTACTTTCCTGGGAACTGTTGCACGGAATGGTGAGATGGCACCCCTTACTTTTGTGGATTGGTTTGCAATGCCAGATGAAAAGAAGGAGAACATGTGGCAGTTTGTCCag ACGAAATTTGACATTGAGCCCGTGTGCAAAACTTGGGTACTGAGATCCCTCGCATCAAAATGGAGGAATTGGAAAGCAAAATTGAAGTCTGAACATTATTATCCTCATAAAACTGATGAGGAGCGCCTGAATGATCGTGATAGAAGAGTCCTTCCAGAGCAATGGGCAATCCTCATTTCCTATTGGAACTCTGAAGAGGCACAA TTGCGTAGTGCAAAAAATAAGGCCAACCGCTCAAACCAGAAGAGTACCCACACTGCAGGCTCAAAGAGTTTTGCAAGGATACGTGAGGAAGAG AGGACAAAGAAGTCTGGTGGAAAGGAGCCAACCAGGGCAGAGCTATACATAAAGACCCGTACTCGTAAGGATGGACAGCCTATGAATAATGTAGCAGCAGAAATAATT TCTAAACTCCGTGAACAAGAAACTCAGAAACAACAGACTTCAAATGACAGTAATGACTGGGATGATGCTTTCTTCCAAGTTatgggagaagaaaaaaatggccATGTGCGCACATATGGGTTGGGTCCTAACCCTTCTGATCTTTGGGGCCAAAAACTTGGCCATATTGAGCTCATCAGGATGGCATCTGAGGCCAAAAAATCAGCTAATGAAGAGGTAAGCAAGATGTTGGGTAAAATGGAGGCCATGGAGAAGAAGTATGCAAGTATGGAAACACAGATAGCTAGGATGGCTTCAAGCATGCAGAATTTCTTTGAGAAGATGGGTGCCGGTGAACCATCTAAAGGCTTGGGTTCAAAACAG GCACAAGAACACTCCTCGTCATCAAGTCATGAAGTTCCATCAAATGAG ATTGATCGCGGAGAGATGTGA
- the LOC18098315 gene encoding uncharacterized protein LOC18098315 isoform X2: MVRKKKRANKKITKEKPLVVTSNEQAFLNFVDQNAKQNTEFNEVDQNARQNSGFNEFCVGKFGEIDSGSESSSSASSSSGHDGSLHVDSGDEPALDRGVQKSVKKRGRPPKKGKVINKAMDVQDKSSKGLHSTCRKGKQTDMPPHDPTYNKEELKACFAVIKKIMEMDEAKSFNSPVDPASLGLHDYFAVVDTPMDFGTICKNLQNGVKYLNGEDVYKDVQYIWENCLKYNKKGDYIVYLMKRVKKKFMKYWTAAGLKSEILTKTSGHSHFVLSNDHAIRLSQCDAMSVVNHVVCDLKQMQQNDFGIIHTQSQVPLPSYSQPYQSHQPQSQVPLSGYSLPCQLHQPQYQVPLPCYSQHYQSHQPQSQVPLPGYSQPYQLHQPPGNPHLLPSNDHSKRHSKGDTISMVSHAVSSQTRPDSFGTVQALSQVPQYHQPCQPHQPQLSNTQPQLFQSQAVAESNCAGNHIVGNHMQQDNFGTSQSRSQMPLPGFRQPCPSHQPQPSTDLPPQLSHSQAGADSNNSGHSKLAALMGRSTRQKKYATRHSMVSMMSGPTHSKQQQPQPSSCHLWQSQQSTSQEHVGVDIDGAGHPPLPTVDCPMEQNGYVPVCLVDPVDCAMEHNGDVPGCPVGPVVVNQSELHAQQPPLSCNQPNVPHQPESSIGQPQPSQPLTSLDISSPGLANTSGRGRRNTQRSSEDPCTRTPLVSGCHSPQQPSGSHSHPDSPEQPTQKTKKRTRVRGPTLCRDMWDMCDGEQIAVPINTLGQPVGPEASKLSTFLGTVARNGEMAPLTFVDWFAMPDEKKENMWQFVQTKFDIEPVCKTWVLRSLASKWRNWKAKLKSEHYYPHKTDEERLNDRDRRVLPEQWAILISYWNSEEAQLRSAKNKANRSNQKSTHTAGSKSFARIREEESKLREQETQKQQTSNDSNDWDDAFFQVMGEEKNGHVRTYGLGPNPSDLWGQKLGHIELIRMASEAKKSANEEVSKMLGKMEAMEKKYASMETQIARMASSMQNFFEKMGAGEPSKGLGSKQAQEHSSSSSHEVPSNEIDRGEM, encoded by the exons ATGGTGAGGAAGAAGAAGCGTGCTaacaagaaaatcacaaaagagAAGCCCCTTGTTGTGACTAGTAATGAACAAGCGTTCTTGAACTTTGTTGACCAAAATGCCAAACAGAACACTGAATTTAATGAAGTCGACCAAAATGCTAGACAAAATTCTGGGTTTAATGAATTTTGTGTTGGTAAGTTTGGTGAAATTGATTCCGGTTCAGAGTCTAGCTCATCGGCATCATCTTCAAGTGGACATGATGGATCATTGCATGTTGACAGTGGTGATGAACCAGCACTTGATAGGGGAGTGCAAAAATCAGTTAAAAAGCGTGGCCGACCTCCTAAGAAAGGTAAAGTAATAAACAAAGCTATGGATGTGCAGGATAAGTCATCAAAGGGGTTGCATTCTACGTgtaggaaaggaaaacaaacagaCATGCCACCTCACGATCCTACATATAACAAGGAAGAATTGAAAGCTTGCTTTGCA GTGATTAAGAAGATAATGGAAATGGATGAGGCCAAGTCTTTCAATTCCCCTGTGGATCCTGCTTCTCTGGGATTACAT GATTACTTTGCTGTCGTAGATACACCAATGGATTTTGGAACCATATGTAAGAATCTTCAAAATGGTGTCAAGTACCTAAATGGTGAGGATGTATACAAGGATGTACAATATATCTGGGAGAATTGTCTCAAGTATAACAAGAAGGGTGACTATATCGTGTACCTTATGAAAAGAGTGAAGAAGAAGTTTATGAAATACTGGACGGCAGCTGGCTTGAAAAGTGAAATACTGACCAAAACTAGTG GACATTCTCACTTTGTGCTTTCAAATGACCATGCTATAAGGCTTAGCCAATGCGATGCTATGTCTGTGGTCAACCATGTGGTATGCGATCTCAAGCAGATGCAACAGAATGATTTTGGTATCATTCACACTCAGTCTCAGGTGCCCCTGCCAAGCTATAGCCAGCCTTATCAGTCACATCAGCCTCAATCTCAGGTGCCCTTATCAGGCTACAGCCTGCCTTGTCAGTTACATCAGCCTCAATATCAGGTGCCCTTACCATGCTATAGCCAGCATTATCAGTCACATCAACCTCAATCTCAGGTGCCCCTACCAGGCTATAGCCAGCCTTATCAGTTGCATCAGCCTCCAG GAAATCCTCACCTTTTGCCTTCTAATGATCATTCTAAGAGGCATAGCAAGGGTGACACTATTTCTATGGTGAGCCACGCAGTCAGCAGCCAGACAAGACCAGATAGTTTTGGCACCGTCCAAGCACTTTCTCAGGTGCCCCAATATCACCAGCCTTGTCAGCCACATCAGCCTCAGCTGAGCAATACCCAGCCACAGCTTTTCCAGTCACAAGCAGTTGCAGAAAGTAATTGTGCAG GGAACCATATTGTTGGCAATCATATGCAGCAGGATAATTTTGGCACCAGCCAGTCCCGATCTCAGATGCCCCTCCCAGGCTTTAGGCAGCCTTGTCCATCGCATCAGCCTCAGCCAAGCACCGACTTACCACCGCAACTTTCCCATTCACAGGCTGGTGCAGACAGTAATAATTCAG GACATTCAAAATTAGCTGCTCTAATGGGTCGCTCCACGAGGCAGAAAAAATATGCAACCAGGCATTCGATGGTCTCCATGATGAGTGGCCCTACCCATTCCAAGCAGCAACAACCCCAACCAAGTTCATGTCATTTATGGCAATCCCAGCAAAGCACCTCCCAGGAACATGTTGGTGTAGATATTGATGGTGCAG GACATCCGCCACTGCCTACAGTGGATTGTCCCATGGAGCAAAATGGATATGTGCCTGTGTGTCTAGTGGATCCTGTGGATTGTGCAATGGAGCACAATGGAGATGTGCCTGGGTGTCCAGTGGGCCCTGTGGTTGTCAATCAAAGTGAATTGCATGCCCAACAGCCCCCATTAAGCTGTAACCAACCAAATGTACCACATCAGCCTGAGTCAAGCATTGGGCAGCCCCAGCCATCTCAGCCGCTGACTAGTTTAGATATTTCTAGTCCTG GACTAGCAAACACTAGCGGGAGGGGGAGGAGAAATACACAGAGGAGCTCTGAGGACCCGTGCACCAGAACACCATTGGTTTCAGGCTGTCACTCGCCTCAGCAGCCCTCAGGGAGTCACAGCCATCCAGACAGCCCAGAGCAGCCAACACAAAAGACAAAGAAGAGGACTCGAGTTAGAGGCCCTACTCTGTGCCGTGACATGTGGGACATGTGTGATGGTGAACAGATAGCTGTTCCCATCAACACATTGGGGCAGCCTGTTGGTCCTGAAGCATCTAAGCTAAGTACTTTCCTGGGAACTGTTGCACGGAATGGTGAGATGGCACCCCTTACTTTTGTGGATTGGTTTGCAATGCCAGATGAAAAGAAGGAGAACATGTGGCAGTTTGTCCag ACGAAATTTGACATTGAGCCCGTGTGCAAAACTTGGGTACTGAGATCCCTCGCATCAAAATGGAGGAATTGGAAAGCAAAATTGAAGTCTGAACATTATTATCCTCATAAAACTGATGAGGAGCGCCTGAATGATCGTGATAGAAGAGTCCTTCCAGAGCAATGGGCAATCCTCATTTCCTATTGGAACTCTGAAGAGGCACAA TTGCGTAGTGCAAAAAATAAGGCCAACCGCTCAAACCAGAAGAGTACCCACACTGCAGGCTCAAAGAGTTTTGCAAGGATACGTGAGGAAGAG TCTAAACTCCGTGAACAAGAAACTCAGAAACAACAGACTTCAAATGACAGTAATGACTGGGATGATGCTTTCTTCCAAGTTatgggagaagaaaaaaatggccATGTGCGCACATATGGGTTGGGTCCTAACCCTTCTGATCTTTGGGGCCAAAAACTTGGCCATATTGAGCTCATCAGGATGGCATCTGAGGCCAAAAAATCAGCTAATGAAGAGGTAAGCAAGATGTTGGGTAAAATGGAGGCCATGGAGAAGAAGTATGCAAGTATGGAAACACAGATAGCTAGGATGGCTTCAAGCATGCAGAATTTCTTTGAGAAGATGGGTGCCGGTGAACCATCTAAAGGCTTGGGTTCAAAACAG GCACAAGAACACTCCTCGTCATCAAGTCATGAAGTTCCATCAAATGAG ATTGATCGCGGAGAGATGTGA
- the LOC18098315 gene encoding uncharacterized protein LOC18098315 isoform X6 yields MDFGTICKNLQNGVKYLNGEDVYKDVQYIWENCLKYNKKGDYIVYLMKRVKKKFMKYWTAAGLKSEILTKTSGHSHFVLSNDHAIRLSQCDAMSVVNHVVCDLKQMQQNDFGIIHTQSQVPLPSYSQPYQSHQPQSQVPLSGYSLPCQLHQPQYQVPLPCYSQHYQSHQPQSQVPLPGYSQPYQLHQPPGNPHLLPSNDHSKRHSKGDTISMVSHAVSSQTRPDSFGTVQALSQVPQYHQPCQPHQPQLSNTQPQLFQSQAVAESNCAGNHIVGNHMQQDNFGTSQSRSQMPLPGFRQPCPSHQPQPSTDLPPQLSHSQAGADSNNSGHSKLAALMGRSTRQKKYATRHSMVSMMSGPTHSKQQQPQPSSCHLWQSQQSTSQEHVGVDIDGAGHPPLPTVDCPMEQNGYVPVCLVDPVDCAMEHNGDVPGCPVGPVVVNQSELHAQQPPLSCNQPNVPHQPESSIGQPQPSQPLTSLDISSPGLANTSGRGRRNTQRSSEDPCTRTPLVSGCHSPQQPSGSHSHPDSPEQPTQKTKKRTRVRGPTLCRDMWDMCDGEQIAVPINTLGQPVGPEASKLSTFLGTVARNGEMAPLTFVDWFAMPDEKKENMWQFVQTKFDIEPVCKTWVLRSLASKWRNWKAKLKSEHYYPHKTDEERLNDRDRRVLPEQWAILISYWNSEEAQLRSAKNKANRSNQKSTHTAGSKSFARIREEERTKKSGGKEPTRAELYIKTRTRKDGQPMNNVAAEIISKLREQETQKQQTSNDSNDWDDAFFQVMGEEKNGHVRTYGLGPNPSDLWGQKLGHIELIRMASEAKKSANEEVSKMLGKMEAMEKKYASMETQIARMASSMQNFFEKMGAGEPSKGLGSKQAQEHSSSSSHEVPSNEIDRGEM; encoded by the exons ATGGATTTTGGAACCATATGTAAGAATCTTCAAAATGGTGTCAAGTACCTAAATGGTGAGGATGTATACAAGGATGTACAATATATCTGGGAGAATTGTCTCAAGTATAACAAGAAGGGTGACTATATCGTGTACCTTATGAAAAGAGTGAAGAAGAAGTTTATGAAATACTGGACGGCAGCTGGCTTGAAAAGTGAAATACTGACCAAAACTAGTG GACATTCTCACTTTGTGCTTTCAAATGACCATGCTATAAGGCTTAGCCAATGCGATGCTATGTCTGTGGTCAACCATGTGGTATGCGATCTCAAGCAGATGCAACAGAATGATTTTGGTATCATTCACACTCAGTCTCAGGTGCCCCTGCCAAGCTATAGCCAGCCTTATCAGTCACATCAGCCTCAATCTCAGGTGCCCTTATCAGGCTACAGCCTGCCTTGTCAGTTACATCAGCCTCAATATCAGGTGCCCTTACCATGCTATAGCCAGCATTATCAGTCACATCAACCTCAATCTCAGGTGCCCCTACCAGGCTATAGCCAGCCTTATCAGTTGCATCAGCCTCCAG GAAATCCTCACCTTTTGCCTTCTAATGATCATTCTAAGAGGCATAGCAAGGGTGACACTATTTCTATGGTGAGCCACGCAGTCAGCAGCCAGACAAGACCAGATAGTTTTGGCACCGTCCAAGCACTTTCTCAGGTGCCCCAATATCACCAGCCTTGTCAGCCACATCAGCCTCAGCTGAGCAATACCCAGCCACAGCTTTTCCAGTCACAAGCAGTTGCAGAAAGTAATTGTGCAG GGAACCATATTGTTGGCAATCATATGCAGCAGGATAATTTTGGCACCAGCCAGTCCCGATCTCAGATGCCCCTCCCAGGCTTTAGGCAGCCTTGTCCATCGCATCAGCCTCAGCCAAGCACCGACTTACCACCGCAACTTTCCCATTCACAGGCTGGTGCAGACAGTAATAATTCAG GACATTCAAAATTAGCTGCTCTAATGGGTCGCTCCACGAGGCAGAAAAAATATGCAACCAGGCATTCGATGGTCTCCATGATGAGTGGCCCTACCCATTCCAAGCAGCAACAACCCCAACCAAGTTCATGTCATTTATGGCAATCCCAGCAAAGCACCTCCCAGGAACATGTTGGTGTAGATATTGATGGTGCAG GACATCCGCCACTGCCTACAGTGGATTGTCCCATGGAGCAAAATGGATATGTGCCTGTGTGTCTAGTGGATCCTGTGGATTGTGCAATGGAGCACAATGGAGATGTGCCTGGGTGTCCAGTGGGCCCTGTGGTTGTCAATCAAAGTGAATTGCATGCCCAACAGCCCCCATTAAGCTGTAACCAACCAAATGTACCACATCAGCCTGAGTCAAGCATTGGGCAGCCCCAGCCATCTCAGCCGCTGACTAGTTTAGATATTTCTAGTCCTG GACTAGCAAACACTAGCGGGAGGGGGAGGAGAAATACACAGAGGAGCTCTGAGGACCCGTGCACCAGAACACCATTGGTTTCAGGCTGTCACTCGCCTCAGCAGCCCTCAGGGAGTCACAGCCATCCAGACAGCCCAGAGCAGCCAACACAAAAGACAAAGAAGAGGACTCGAGTTAGAGGCCCTACTCTGTGCCGTGACATGTGGGACATGTGTGATGGTGAACAGATAGCTGTTCCCATCAACACATTGGGGCAGCCTGTTGGTCCTGAAGCATCTAAGCTAAGTACTTTCCTGGGAACTGTTGCACGGAATGGTGAGATGGCACCCCTTACTTTTGTGGATTGGTTTGCAATGCCAGATGAAAAGAAGGAGAACATGTGGCAGTTTGTCCag ACGAAATTTGACATTGAGCCCGTGTGCAAAACTTGGGTACTGAGATCCCTCGCATCAAAATGGAGGAATTGGAAAGCAAAATTGAAGTCTGAACATTATTATCCTCATAAAACTGATGAGGAGCGCCTGAATGATCGTGATAGAAGAGTCCTTCCAGAGCAATGGGCAATCCTCATTTCCTATTGGAACTCTGAAGAGGCACAA TTGCGTAGTGCAAAAAATAAGGCCAACCGCTCAAACCAGAAGAGTACCCACACTGCAGGCTCAAAGAGTTTTGCAAGGATACGTGAGGAAGAG AGGACAAAGAAGTCTGGTGGAAAGGAGCCAACCAGGGCAGAGCTATACATAAAGACCCGTACTCGTAAGGATGGACAGCCTATGAATAATGTAGCAGCAGAAATAATT TCTAAACTCCGTGAACAAGAAACTCAGAAACAACAGACTTCAAATGACAGTAATGACTGGGATGATGCTTTCTTCCAAGTTatgggagaagaaaaaaatggccATGTGCGCACATATGGGTTGGGTCCTAACCCTTCTGATCTTTGGGGCCAAAAACTTGGCCATATTGAGCTCATCAGGATGGCATCTGAGGCCAAAAAATCAGCTAATGAAGAGGTAAGCAAGATGTTGGGTAAAATGGAGGCCATGGAGAAGAAGTATGCAAGTATGGAAACACAGATAGCTAGGATGGCTTCAAGCATGCAGAATTTCTTTGAGAAGATGGGTGCCGGTGAACCATCTAAAGGCTTGGGTTCAAAACAG GCACAAGAACACTCCTCGTCATCAAGTCATGAAGTTCCATCAAATGAG ATTGATCGCGGAGAGATGTGA